The window ACCGGAAGAACTGTTACAAGGTATAACACAGACGAGGTCATAAACAGGATTCCGGGTATGCAGAAGTATGTCCCTACATTGTGGATAAATCCTGTCGATGCAAAAAAATACGGCGTGAGTGACGGTTCCATGGTACTTTTGAAATCCCGGGTTGGGCAGCTTGAAATATCAGCAAGAATTACAGAAGATGTGATCCCAGGAGTTGTATTTTCATATATGCATAATGCTGACATAAACTATGTTGTGGACGCAGAACTGGACGATGAAACTGGAACACCGAAATATAAATTCACCCCTGTTACCATAGCTCCGGTGACCCATGCATCTTCATGAATAAATTTAAAGATGAATGTGCCAGATAAAATAAATCTCCCATATTTTATAAGCAATAAAAATCCATGGAATATCTATCCACACAATGCCAATCCATAAAATGGGCCCGACCGGATTCGGACCGGTGACCTTCTCCGTGTCAGGGAGACATCATACCACTAGACTACGAGCCCTTCTAGGTTCATTTTAAGATAATATATAATTTTTTACATTGGTCTTTAAAACACCGCTTTAGTTATAATATCATAATAACACTCATATACGTATTATCAATATTATATAGGATGGTAGTAAGAGATTATTCACTTTACATTAAAGGTCTTATGCATGAGAATAACCGGAAAAACGATGTTAACAAACCGGTGTCCATATGGAAGGAGCTTGATAGACTGAGAGGGTATCCGGAGAAGACAGTTGTGTGTATCTTCAGGACTACCGGCTGTGCATGGTATAAATTTACTGCATGCTCCATGTGTGGGTATTTCAATGATACATCCCCAGAGATTGTGGACGAAAATCTGATGCATCAGATAGATACACTGTATGATTCACTGGAGGATACCAGGGTCTTAAAAATTTTTACCTCAGGAAGCTTTCTTGATCCTAATGAGGTTCATCCCCCTGTTAGGGATTATTTCATCGAAAGGATGAAGAATAAGGTTGATAAACTGCTTGTGGAGTCCAGAACTGAATATATCAGGCCGGAAACCCTTGAACCATTCAAAAAGGCAGGAATGGATCTCCGTATTGCCATAGGTCTTGAAAGCGCCGACGATTATATAATGAAATATTCCGTAAATAAGGGAAGCACGCTGAAAAAATTCATAGATGCTGCAACAATTCTTAACAGGGAAAAAATAGAGTTGCGAACATACCTCCTGTTCAAGCCACCATTTATTTCGGAAAAAATGGCCATCGAAGATATAATAAAGTCCGTGGAAATTGTGGCACCATATTCAACTGATATATCAATAAATCCAATGAACATACAGAAAAACACACTTGTTGAAAGGCTCTGGAAGAAAGGCCTTTACAGACCCCCAAGACTGTATTCACTGGCAATGCTGCTAATACAGCTTGGTTCCCGTTATCCTGTGCTTTCCTATCCAACAGGTGGAAACAGGGAGAGGGGAGTGCATAATGATAGTTATGACAGGGAATTGCTGGACCTCATAGTTCAGGGTTCCCTGGATCATGATTTTACAAAGCTTGCTGATTATTATAATTCCCTTGATCTTGAGGAATACAGGTATCAGGTCGAGCTTGAGGACAGAATGTTTTTCCAGGGGGATTACGATGCCCTGTTAAAAAGACTATCATCATCTTCCATTACCTATTAACTTTTTAATATTGCGCAGTTTTTCCTCTACTTCCTCTATTATGGACTGTGTATTTTTATTAAATTTTATAGTATCCAGCATTATATCCTGATTTTCAGCATATTTTATTCCTGATAGTTCAAGCAATTTTTTATGAGAACTTGTTTCCATCTTCATTTCTTGGGAATCTGCAATATATGATAGTATATACGGTTTCACCAGCAGCTCAGCCATAAGTTTATCGTGCTCATCAGCGGTTACCGATATCATGTTATATCCTGTAAACAAATCACACATCGCCTCCAGCGATCCAGCCGGAGATATATCATTTATAAAGATTATGTCTCTGTTTGTCATATAGGATGATGGGCCAAACATGGGGTGCATACTTGTTATTTTTTTAGAGAATGCCTTAAGTGGGGATTTCACAGATGTCAGGTCAACAAATCCACCGTAGTCTGGATACATATTTATAATATCAAGAGTTGCCTTCAGTGGTACAGCGAGAAAGGCAACTTGGGCCCTACCAAGTTCCTGTTCTAGATTATCCATATTATCCCTATCGACGCCTGCCGAACCTGGAAAAATCTGCATCAGTGTTTTACCAAGTCTTCCCTCATACCCTATTATAAGAATTCTCATATCACTCGATTACAATTTTGTATATGCTGTTTATATTTATCATAAATCTTTCTGATATCAAAATATAATCCGTTGCTATTTCAATATCCTGTGGAATCCCGCTATTGAGGTTAATTACTATGTCTGGCTTTTCAATATAATCTACAATGTGGTGCCCTGCCTGTGCCATCATATTGGATATGACTACATCCATGCATTTTATTATGGACCCCGGGTTCAGTATCTTTGAAAGGAGAAAAATAAGATTACTGTGGTTGCCGCTGTATTTTATGTACTTTAATCCATTTCCATAATCAGAATAATTAAATTTAATATCCTGCGCAGTCCCTCTCTTCTCATAATGTATGGAAAATTCGAAAAGAACATTGAGTACGAATTCCTCGAAAGGGTCCCGGGAAAGCGTTTTCAGTATATCTATTTCCCTAGCCCTATTCCTTATATCCATGTTTTCGGAATTCTTAATCTCGCCTATTTTCCCGGCCAGCTCTCTCCTTTTTTCCAGCAATTCCAGTATCTTCTTTGAATTGAGGTAAATCTCATCCCTTAGATTATCCAGTTCATTGATAAATTTCATCACCTATGATAGAGCATGTCTATCATGTATAAATATTTTCCAATTTAACACTTAAGCTGAAAGCTCATGGCACCAATTCATATAGGCAGCTGCTGAGGCAATAACAAACTTTAAATTGCCAGGATTTATAACAAATTCATTGAAGCTAATGAACCTCGGGGAACGGGAAATTATAGACATACTCGCAGGCAAAGATCGTGATATAGATGACTGTGCGGTGTTGAAATGTGGTGATACAGATCTTCTTTTATCAACTGATCTTATTACACGTGCAACCCATCTTCCAGATGGAACTCCTCCCTTTCTGGCAGGAAAATTCTTTGCAGCCATAAATCTGAGTGACATAGCTGCTATGGCGGGAATACCCGAGGGCATGCTCATATCAATTTCCGTTTCACCTGAATACGATATCAAGTATCTGGAAGAATTTTACCGTGGGGCCAAATACGAGCTTTCCAGGTATGGCGGAATAATACTGGGTGGAGACACCAAGGAAGGTGATGATTTCACTGCCTCAGGAACAATAGTTGGCAGGCAGGTACCAGATCTTATAAGAAGAAGGTCGTACATAGGACCTGGCCAGCAACTGTTCGTTACCAATTCACTAGGTTCAGCCGGTTCTGGTTATATTTATTATAAGTACGGAACAGATAAAGAATATGGAATCAGGCAAATGCTGGATATCGAGCCCAGAATCTCAGAAGCACAGAAAATAAGCAAAAACGGGGCAAAATTTATGATGGACTTATCCGACGGCATTTATGCGTCCATTTACCAGATGCACAGGGATTTTGGGACTGGATTCAGGATTTATATGGAAAAAATTCCTGTGGCGCATTCTGTTGAAGAAGCCTCCAGGATTTCTGGTTTTTCAGTTGAGGATATAACACTTTCATTCGGTGGGGATTATGAACTTCTGTTCACCGTTGATAATGAGGATGTTGAGGGCTTTATACACGCCATGGATGCTGAACATATTGAGGTTCACAATATAGGCGAAACATATAATGGGATAAATGTAATGCATGATAAGGGGTTATGGCATCCTGTAAATAATAGGGGGTACGAACATTTTATGGGCGTACCTCTTAATAAATAATACCAAAAAAGTAAATATTTATATAGAAAATATTTATATAGAAGAACAAATATACTTATGATGAACCATAAAGAATATAGCAGGCCCCTTGAATTCGATATAGAACAGGTAAGGAAGAGAAATAAAATGAAGGACAGGGAAGAAATGAAAAAATATAAAGATCTGTACAATAGTACCATGGCCGATCTCAATGATTACAAAAACCTCTATGTACGTCAGAGAACTGAAATGGAAAATTATTCTAAATACAAGGAGAAAGAGATCAGTAACATAAGGAAAAATGCAAGCAGTGAACTTATCAAAGAACTCCTGCCTGTTCTTGACACCCTGGATGCAGGTATAGCCCATGACCCGAAACTGGAACCTGTTAAATCCCAGCTCCTTAAGGTACTTCAGGCACACGGTCTGAATGTAATTGAGGCAAAGGGAAATAAATATGATCCCAATATAGAAGAGGCCGTGGGAGTTCTGGATCAGGGAGAGGACGGAACTATCCTTGAAGAGGTTCAGAAAGGTTATACACTAAATGGGGATGTCATACGGACATCAAAGGTAATTGTTTCAAAAAGGTGATAAAAAATGAGTAAAATAATAGGCATTGATTTAGGTACAAGCAATTCAGCAGCAGCAGTGGTTATATCAGGTAAGCCTGAATCTATCCCTGCAGCGGAGGGCGTTTCACTTGGCGGGAAATCTTTCCCGAGCTATGTTGCGTTTACAAAGGATGGCCAGCTTCTGGTTGGAGAACCTGCCAGAAGACAGGCACTTCTGAATCCTGAGGGAACAATATACGGCGCTAAGAGAAAGATGGGAACCGATTTTAAATACAAAATATTCGGTAAAGAATACACACCACAGCAGATATCTGCGTTTATTCTGCAAAAAATTAAGAAGGATGCAGAGGCTTTTTTGGGAGAGCCCGTCAATGACGCGGTTATAACTGTTCCTGCATATTTCAACGATAATCAGAGGCAGGCCACCAAAGATGCTGGGGCCATTGCAGGGTTGAATGTAAAAAGAATTATAAACGAACCAACAGCAGCCTGCATGGCATACGGTATTGATAAATTGAATGAAACATTAAAAATTCTTATCTATGATTTCGGCGGAGGAACCCTGGATGTAACAGTTATGGATTTCGGACAGGGTGTATTCGAGGTTATGTCAACATCCGGAGATACAAAGCTTGGAGGAAGTGATATGGATGAGGCCATAGTGAACTTCCTTGCAGATGATTTCAAGTCAAAGGAGGGAATAGACCTAAGAAAGGACAAATCAGCATATATAAGGCTAAGAGACGCCGCAGAAAAAGCTAAGATAGAATTATCAACAGTACTGGAATCAGATATTAACCTGCCTTACATAACTGCCACACAGGATGGCCCGAAGCATCTTGAATATAAGCTGACCAGGGCAAAACTCGAGGAATTAATTGCCCCTATCGTTGCCAGATCTGCTGAATCACTTGATAAGGCACTTCAGGGTGCAAAGCTTTCAAAGGGAGACATAAATAAAATTATACTCATTGGTGGACCAACAAGAATGCCCTATGTTAGAAAGTATGTTGAAGATTATTTCGGCAAAAAGGCTGAAGGCGGGGTTGACCCTATGCAGGCAGTTGCCACAGGTGCTGCAATACAGGGTGGAGTCCTTATGGGCGATATCAAGGACATAGTTCTTATAGATGTAACCCCACTGACCCTGGGTATAGAAACTGTTGGTGGTGTGATGACTCCACTGATATCTGCCAACTCTACAATCCCAACCAAAAAAACCCAGGTATTCTCTACTGCCGCAGATATGCAGACCGCCGTGGATATACACATAGTCCAGGGCGAGAGACCGCTTGTTAAGGATGATGTTTCCCTGGGTAATTTTACACTTACTGGTATAGCACCCGCTCCCAGGGGAGTCCCACAAATTGAGGTAACATTTGATATAGATGCAAATGGGATACTGAATGTATCAGCAAAGGATAAGGGAACAGGAAAATCACAGAGCATATCAATCAGCGCCTCCAATAAGCTATCCAAGGAAGAAATAGAAAAAATGAAAAAAGAGGCTGAACAGTATGCCGAAGAGGATAAGAAGGAAAAGGAAAATATAGAAACACTCAATAACGGAGAATCTCTGGCATATACTGTAGAAAAAACAATCAACGAAGCAGGAGATAAACTGGACAGTGAAACAAAGGACAAGATGAAGGAATTAATAAAAGATCTGAAGGATGCTGTAGAAAAGAAAGACGTCGACAAGGTAAAGGAACTAACTGAAACACTTACTAAGGAAATGACGGCAGTGTACCAGAAAATGGCACAGGCACAGCAGGATCAGGGAACCCAACAGCAGGGAGAACAGGGCAGCGAATCACAGGAACAGAATACTGAGAATCAGGGATCTGCAGAACAGGGAAATGATGACAATACTGTAAATACAGATTATAAGGAAAACCAATGAGTGGAAATGGCAACAGATTACTATAGTGTCCTTGGTGTGGACAGGAATGCTTCGCAGGATGAAATCAGGGCAAAGTTCAGGGAACTTGCAAAGAAATACCATCCGGATGTCAATGCTGGTAGCAAGGAGGCTGAACAGAAATTCAAGGAAGTGGCAGAAGCATACGAGGTACTTTCAGATCCACAGAAAAGGCAACAATATGACGCTACCGGTTCCACTACATTCGGAGATGCAGGCGGATCAGGAGGTTCTGGATTTAACTGGGAAGACTTCTCACATTTTGACGATATAAACGATATCTTCAGCAAAATATTCGGCGGTGGCTTCGGTGGTGGAAATTCCGGTGGATTCTATGGCGGTTATGACACGCAGCCGGATCTGGACATATACATTAAGGTAAATGTTACCCTGGAGGATGCCTATTACGGTGCATCCAAACCTGTTAAGTTTAAAAGGAATGCAATGTGCGAAACATGCAATGGCACCGGGGCAGAAGGAGGAGTCCTTGTTACATGTCCAACATGCCATGGCACGGGAAAGGAAAGAATATCACGTGGTCAGGGATTCTTTAATTTCGTACAGGTTATTGTATGCCGTACATGTAATGGCCGGGGAAAAATACCGAAAACTCCATGTAAGGTCTGCAATGGCAAGGGTTATATCCCTAAAATGGAAAACATATCAATTACAATACCAAAAGGCGTGGATACAAATACAAGGCTGAGAACACAGAAGCTTGGGAATTCCTTTGGCGGCGTAACCGGCGACCTGTATGCTGTTGTATATGTCCAGCAGAACCCAAACATTAAACGTACAGGCGATAATTTATATGTTAAAGAGGCCATAGATTTTCCAACAGCTGCACTGGGGGGAACTGTACAGATACCTCTATTTAAGGAAAAATTCAATCTGACCATCCCTGCTGGAAGCCAGCCTGACGACGTATTAAGAATCAAAGGCGCCGGCATGCCCAGGTTAACTTCCCATGGAAGCGGTGATCTGCTGGTTGTTTTGAAACTTCAGGTACCCAAGCATCTATCATCCAGAGAAAAAGAACTCATTGAAGAATTGAAGGGTGAACCGGTTAAAAAATCATGGTTCCATATTTAAATATAATTTTATCATATTATATTCTCGATTAAATTATATAAAACAATATATTATATATATGCTTGTAAGGATTAATGAGGCATGGAGAAATAGAAAATTTACCTGTAATTAAGGTATTAATGGGAAGTATATGAAACATAAATGCAAAAATCCATACTAAATATTCTTTAACATTTCATGAAAATTTGAAAACGCATATATTTATTCTATAAGAAAAAATAAAAAATTAGTTTATGGGGAGTTTAAATACTCTCTCCAGGTTGTTCCTTCCATCATGGGATTCAATAATCTTATGTATGGGCCCCTTATTAATGTGTCCAGAACCTTGTCGTGTATTTCCCTTGCAGGATGAGCAAACAGCACTCTTCCTATTCCGAACATTGCATCATTGGGACTTGCCCATTCCATGTGCACCCTGTATTCTGGTGGTGTGGGCTTTGCTTCCTCATATGTGAATGAACCTTCCTGCTGGGTCGGTACCTCACCGCCGGATTCTAATGATTCATGTATACCCTTTGACTTAAGCTGGAATGAACCTACTGCCGATACACCAACTTCCTTCAGTATCATGTATCCCAGGAATCCCGGGGCATTCTCGAAGTCCTTCATAACCTCAACTATTGTTGATTCGAACTCCTTTTCACTTCCCTTCTTTACAGTGTGCTCTGACAATGCAATGGTTCTCTGCCCGTATGGCATGGATATTGGAGGTACACCGGACGGGTCTCCTGCTGCAAATTTTTTTCCGAACATTACTGTGAAATCTGCCATTTCTGTGTTTAATGGCATGCTTGCATCCACTATCTCATATAATGGTTCCCATGGTCCGTAAACTACCTGTGAAAGGCAGGAAGAACATAGCCTGAATATGGATGAGAAATTTTCCCTGTGCATATCTTCATGGTCTTTTATGCTCTTCCACATTGTGTACTGGTAAACATTCATCGTGTCCATCTTGGTCATATCCATTGAACCGCCTCCCCATCTTGTTCCCATGGGGATTATTCCGAATTGCATATGGTTCTGGAAACCAACGAAACCTGGATGCCTGGCAGTTACCTGGCATACTTTTGGACCCACCTGCTGGAACATCTGCATGGTCGTATCGTTATTCAACATCTCGACCTCATTTATTGCTACATATGGTTTAGGCATTTTTTTGTCACCATATATTAGATTAATATGTCATATTTAAGCTTTATTATTCATATGTATGACTTTTTTAGATTATTAATACCATCATTTGAATTCATTCTATATATGCTTAATTTCGTAATAAATATTCTATTATAGTAAAAAAATAAAAATATTTCAGCATATATCTAAATTAGTTTCTATATTTTTATTTTTTTCTTTAATTTTCACTGATATTATATACTTTTCATAAATAGGAATATTACAATAAAATATTTATATTGATACTACATTAATACTTATGGTAAGCAATACAATAGAGAATAACAAATCGTATTATTTAAAATCACTGTCGCTTGAGGACAAATTTTCAAGGCTGGATGCCTGGTATAAGGTTGATTTTTTGATTGACAATAATATTATGACAAAGGAATACGTGGTGGAAAATAAGGGTCAATTCCTGGATCTTCTTACAACAACTGATGAAATGGTAAAGGTACATGCATGGGTCCTCGCCAGAAGGTTTGCAGATGCAGGATACA of the Ferroplasma sp. genome contains:
- a CDS encoding archaeosine biosynthesis radical SAM protein RaSEA; protein product: MVVRDYSLYIKGLMHENNRKNDVNKPVSIWKELDRLRGYPEKTVVCIFRTTGCAWYKFTACSMCGYFNDTSPEIVDENLMHQIDTLYDSLEDTRVLKIFTSGSFLDPNEVHPPVRDYFIERMKNKVDKLLVESRTEYIRPETLEPFKKAGMDLRIAIGLESADDYIMKYSVNKGSTLKKFIDAATILNREKIELRTYLLFKPPFISEKMAIEDIIKSVEIVAPYSTDISINPMNIQKNTLVERLWKKGLYRPPRLYSLAMLLIQLGSRYPVLSYPTGGNRERGVHNDSYDRELLDLIVQGSLDHDFTKLADYYNSLDLEEYRYQVELEDRMFFQGDYDALLKRLSSSSITY
- a CDS encoding chorismate mutase → MKFINELDNLRDEIYLNSKKILELLEKRRELAGKIGEIKNSENMDIRNRAREIDILKTLSRDPFEEFVLNVLFEFSIHYEKRGTAQDIKFNYSDYGNGLKYIKYSGNHSNLIFLLSKILNPGSIIKCMDVVISNMMAQAGHHIVDYIEKPDIVINLNSGIPQDIEIATDYILISERFMININSIYKIVIE
- a CDS encoding thiamine-phosphate kinase, with the protein product MNLGEREIIDILAGKDRDIDDCAVLKCGDTDLLLSTDLITRATHLPDGTPPFLAGKFFAAINLSDIAAMAGIPEGMLISISVSPEYDIKYLEEFYRGAKYELSRYGGIILGGDTKEGDDFTASGTIVGRQVPDLIRRRSYIGPGQQLFVTNSLGSAGSGYIYYKYGTDKEYGIRQMLDIEPRISEAQKISKNGAKFMMDLSDGIYASIYQMHRDFGTGFRIYMEKIPVAHSVEEASRISGFSVEDITLSFGGDYELLFTVDNEDVEGFIHAMDAEHIEVHNIGETYNGINVMHDKGLWHPVNNRGYEHFMGVPLNK
- a CDS encoding nucleotide exchange factor GrpE; translated protein: MNHKEYSRPLEFDIEQVRKRNKMKDREEMKKYKDLYNSTMADLNDYKNLYVRQRTEMENYSKYKEKEISNIRKNASSELIKELLPVLDTLDAGIAHDPKLEPVKSQLLKVLQAHGLNVIEAKGNKYDPNIEEAVGVLDQGEDGTILEEVQKGYTLNGDVIRTSKVIVSKR
- the dnaK gene encoding molecular chaperone DnaK, giving the protein MSKIIGIDLGTSNSAAAVVISGKPESIPAAEGVSLGGKSFPSYVAFTKDGQLLVGEPARRQALLNPEGTIYGAKRKMGTDFKYKIFGKEYTPQQISAFILQKIKKDAEAFLGEPVNDAVITVPAYFNDNQRQATKDAGAIAGLNVKRIINEPTAACMAYGIDKLNETLKILIYDFGGGTLDVTVMDFGQGVFEVMSTSGDTKLGGSDMDEAIVNFLADDFKSKEGIDLRKDKSAYIRLRDAAEKAKIELSTVLESDINLPYITATQDGPKHLEYKLTRAKLEELIAPIVARSAESLDKALQGAKLSKGDINKIILIGGPTRMPYVRKYVEDYFGKKAEGGVDPMQAVATGAAIQGGVLMGDIKDIVLIDVTPLTLGIETVGGVMTPLISANSTIPTKKTQVFSTAADMQTAVDIHIVQGERPLVKDDVSLGNFTLTGIAPAPRGVPQIEVTFDIDANGILNVSAKDKGTGKSQSISISASNKLSKEEIEKMKKEAEQYAEEDKKEKENIETLNNGESLAYTVEKTINEAGDKLDSETKDKMKELIKDLKDAVEKKDVDKVKELTETLTKEMTAVYQKMAQAQQDQGTQQQGEQGSESQEQNTENQGSAEQGNDDNTVNTDYKENQ
- the dnaJ gene encoding molecular chaperone DnaJ gives rise to the protein MATDYYSVLGVDRNASQDEIRAKFRELAKKYHPDVNAGSKEAEQKFKEVAEAYEVLSDPQKRQQYDATGSTTFGDAGGSGGSGFNWEDFSHFDDINDIFSKIFGGGFGGGNSGGFYGGYDTQPDLDIYIKVNVTLEDAYYGASKPVKFKRNAMCETCNGTGAEGGVLVTCPTCHGTGKERISRGQGFFNFVQVIVCRTCNGRGKIPKTPCKVCNGKGYIPKMENISITIPKGVDTNTRLRTQKLGNSFGGVTGDLYAVVYVQQNPNIKRTGDNLYVKEAIDFPTAALGGTVQIPLFKEKFNLTIPAGSQPDDVLRIKGAGMPRLTSHGSGDLLVVLKLQVPKHLSSREKELIEELKGEPVKKSWFHI
- a CDS encoding sulfur oxygenase reductase family protein, yielding MPKPYVAINEVEMLNNDTTMQMFQQVGPKVCQVTARHPGFVGFQNHMQFGIIPMGTRWGGGSMDMTKMDTMNVYQYTMWKSIKDHEDMHRENFSSIFRLCSSCLSQVVYGPWEPLYEIVDASMPLNTEMADFTVMFGKKFAAGDPSGVPPISMPYGQRTIALSEHTVKKGSEKEFESTIVEVMKDFENAPGFLGYMILKEVGVSAVGSFQLKSKGIHESLESGGEVPTQQEGSFTYEEAKPTPPEYRVHMEWASPNDAMFGIGRVLFAHPAREIHDKVLDTLIRGPYIRLLNPMMEGTTWREYLNSP